The Bacillus sp. Marseille-Q1617 genome has a segment encoding these proteins:
- the rpmF gene encoding 50S ribosomal protein L32, which translates to MAVPFRRTSKTAKRQRRTHFKLRVPGMVECPNCGEMKLAHRVCKECGTYKGKEVVNK; encoded by the coding sequence ATGGCAGTACCTTTTAGAAGAACTTCTAAAACAGCAAAAAGACAACGTCGTACACACTTCAAACTACGTGTACCTGGTATGGTAGAATGCCCAAACTGTGGTGAAATGAAACTAGCACACCGTGTTTGTAAAGAGTGCGGAACGTATAAAGGAAAAGAAGTTGTAAACAAATAA
- a CDS encoding DUF177 domain-containing protein, with product MKWSIIQLQKFRDKGLTLDEMVTFEDPKEIDPQVREVPPIHVTGKADIGSNRVTFHLHLEGKLVLPCSRTLVDVDLPIDLKTIETFLLSETDYDQYEEEEVHRIEGDVIDLKPVIRELLLLEIPLQVISDEAREQDKLPSGKNWEVMTEEQAYEVEEEKEKKVDPRLADLAKLLDQNKNS from the coding sequence TTGAAATGGTCAATAATACAATTACAAAAATTCAGGGATAAAGGACTTACTCTTGATGAAATGGTGACTTTCGAAGATCCAAAAGAAATCGATCCGCAAGTCAGAGAAGTACCCCCGATTCATGTTACAGGTAAAGCAGACATAGGCTCCAACCGTGTCACCTTTCATCTTCATTTAGAAGGAAAGCTAGTCTTGCCTTGTTCAAGGACCCTCGTTGACGTGGATTTGCCAATCGATCTTAAAACGATTGAAACCTTCCTTCTTTCAGAAACTGATTATGATCAGTATGAAGAAGAGGAAGTTCACCGAATCGAAGGGGATGTAATTGATTTAAAACCTGTAATCAGAGAGTTGCTGTTACTTGAGATACCTTTACAGGTAATCAGCGATGAAGCGAGAGAACAGGATAAGCTTCCTTCCGGTAAGAACTGGGAAGTGATGACGGAAGAACAAGCTTATGAAGTCGAAGAGGAAAAAGAGAAGAAAGTTGATCCTCGACTCGCTGACTTAGCAAAGCTTCTTGATCAAAACAAGAACTCTTAA